The Scylla paramamosain isolate STU-SP2022 chromosome 39, ASM3559412v1, whole genome shotgun sequence genome includes a window with the following:
- the LOC135092262 gene encoding protein spaetzle 4-like isoform X2, whose amino-acid sequence MRIQVFIAWWVSVGIAWANYDEYMTCGSGNEREQRLLHQPELPCDLSKDSWCESPGNQYPWGSVRRFVYENQGLMKRMYGNQRHYSVLRAELLNDLYDEMFDEMIKRISKPQNPAAASPPSRSARYRKPSHPSINAHDLKAGDKRPHNGRAMKVTIQPQYSSVRRQHAAPRAKSRPNGRRKVAGTSRLPVSSQTQGTTTSTTASTSPSPSSPSTPKRTTTTTTTTTSTSTSPITVSEVQPTTTTTTATTGDDALTTTTLWGEEGHESLGTAASSYPTDHLFEETQATLLPPEDEDWESTWTTLSDPSSTDPSSAFPTVFSEGEEESYASFTAPETSSPAPPTTQHDLSLGAEGEEVDDGSLFTEDFNSIPLDTDDLTTLTLGERLEDEGTDYDKDEIDLGIEEVLNEGKRRSEVKQTQDQAEEVKSEDLKAETRQQVDELRVDGNVRQEVKMETSPPETVRIRKPVKGINACPVEEEFVAPYWANNTQGKTLALLNQYPFEQYIQWERCKHEHRQWYCRHGCRCEQQYRLHKLLAFDPTNECRGIFSDWFRFPSFCVCKCYDLHMFTSSSRMGRLNPDDEEEDDYDEEYDDYFDDGEEEEDYELEEEEEEELIEEKEEEEVEPKEQQPDQIKARVWKEEEEQNNSYYYYRSRPSSPLANIPPQRRPRPPQRPYSHISPPSHTLEAPSHTFTPPSPQPLPATQAPETTTLGTLDAATPHYYYNLTNYARILFSKGQPLGLSRVPRSPEE is encoded by the exons ATGCGCATACAAGTCTTTATC gCTTGGTGGGTGTCTGTGGGGATCGCCTGGGCCAACTACGACGAGTACATGACGTGTGGCAGCGGCAACGAGAGGGAGCAACGCCTCTTACACCAACCTGAGCTGCCCTGCGACCTCAGCAAGGACAGTTGGTGTGAGAGTCCCGGCAATCAGTATCCATG GGGATCGGTGCGTCGCTTCGTGTACGAGAACCAGGGGCTGATGAAGCGAATGTACGGCAATCAGCGGCACTACAGCGTCCTACGGGCTGAGCTGCTGAACGACCTCTATGATGAAATGTTCGACGAGATGATAAAGCGGatatcaaaaccccaaaatccCGCCGCGGCATCCCCACCATCGAGGTCTGCCAGATACCGCAAGCCGTCCCATCCTTCCATCAACGCCCACGACTTGAAGGCAGGCGACAAGCGACCCCACAATGGGCGGGCGATGAAAGTGACAATCCAGCCTCAGTATAGCAGCGTGAGGCGCCAACACGCTGCCCCGAGGGCCAAGTCACGCCccaatggaaggaggaaggtagcaGGGACTTCAAGATTGCCTGTTTCATCACAGACTCAAGGCACCACGACTTCTACCACTGCCAGCAcgtctccttccccctcctccccttccacccctaagcgtaccaccaccacaactactaccaccacgtcTACCTCCACCTCACCTATTACTGTTAGTGAGGTGCAGCCcacgaccacaaccaccactgccaccacggGAGACGATGCCCTAACCACAA CGACTCTCTGGGGCGAGGAAGGACACGAAAGCCTGGGAACAGCAGCCTCCAGCTACCCCACAGACCATCTCTTCGAGGAGACGCAGGCCACGCTACTCCCTCCAGAAGACGAGGACTGGGAGAGCACCTGGACCACCCTCTCTGATCCCTCCTCCACCGATCCTTCCAGTGCCTTCCCCACCGTGTTTtcagagggtgaggaggaaagcTATGCCTCCTTTACTGCGCCTGAG ACCTCTTCCCCTGCACCACCAACCACCCAGCACGACCTGTCCTTAGgggctgagggagaggaggtggatgatGGCAGCCTCTTCACTGAGGATTTCAACTCCATTCCACTTGACACGGACGACCTCACAACCCTCACGCTTGGGGAAAGACTCGAGGATGAAGGGACGGATTACGACAAGGATGAGATTGATCTGGGAATAGAGGAAGTTTTAAATGAGGGCAAGAGGAGAAGTGAAGTCAAGCAGACGCAGGATCAAGCAGAGGAGGTGAAGAGTGAGGACCTGAAGGCAGAGACGAGGCAGCAGGTGGATGAGCTGAGGGTGGATGGGAACGTGAGGCAGGAAGTCAAGATGGAGACGTCACCCCCAGAGACTGTCAGGATCAGAAAGCCTGTCAAGGGAAT AAATGCCTGcccggtggaggaggagtttgtgGCTCCGTACTGGGCCAACAACACGCAGGGGAAAACCTTGGCGCTGCTCAACCAGTACCCCTTCGAACAGTACATCCAGTGGGAGCGGTGCAA ACACGAGCACCGCCAGTGGTATTGTCGGCATGGGTGTCGGTGTGAGCAGCAGTACCGCCTCCACAAACTCCTCGCCTTTGACCCAACCAATGAGTGCAGAGGAATATTCAG TGACTGGTTCCGCTTCCCTTCATTCTGCGTGTGCAAGTGTTACGACCTGCACATGTTCACTTCCTCCTCAAGAATGGGTCGCCTCAACCCG gatgatgaagaagaggatgattaTGATGAAGAATATGATGACTACTTtgatgatggagaggaggaggaagactatgaattagaagaggaggaggaggaagagctaatagaagagaaggaagaagaagaagtagagccCAAAGAACAACAACCAGATCAAATAAAAGCAAGAgtgtggaaagaagaagaagaacaaaacaactcatattattattaccgttcCCGACCCAGCTCCCCACTGGCCAACATCCCTCCCCAGCGGCGCCCCAGGCCACCACAGCGTCCATACTCCCACATCTCCCCTCCCAGCCACACCCTAGAGGCTCCGTCACACACCTtcacccctccttcacctcagcCTCTCCCTGCAACACAAGCCCCGGAAACCACAACACTTGGAACACTTGATGCTGCTacaccacactactactacaacttgaCTAACTACGCGCGTATCCTCTTCAGCAAGGGACAGCCACTGGGCCTCTCCAGGGTGCCGAGGAGCCCAGAGGAGTGA
- the LOC135092265 gene encoding neurotactin-like, giving the protein MTVRAAWCRASRTACCWTWFTPQLGYDTPLPVVVVVGGASLGGDAQRPWMVSKAAQLVQDRRVVLVSPQLRRGPFGFFPHPAVAASTYPHTAGNQGASDLLAALIWTRHNVEHFGGDPAQVTLLGHRAGAALAWPLLSSRSGRDLVHSAWLSGAAPHHPTRSWRDADPALLESLNCTSVACLEAMPALQVMEAPPLEWRRPGHHAWLVADGLDVSFLPAMPQVPLVLGSTEQVAAEPLLSWRGRLGTSRSLLLDAILEGLRFFSTAQEPPTTVRPSKAAIVTGYGNQGWPPPLTKRREEEVQVAVVGAAAAEAALERYSEEVTDPWLLLTTLVSDATTTCPALAAAASLARSVAHRRRTPVTATPVYAYLARHARASRAGTLADGTTDLEALLGLLPLHSAADRSFAHALQELFFRFVADGVPERHESTPAQLGVYLVGDGFTVQRSRPLCDHWANASHLAGRF; this is encoded by the exons ATGACAGTCAg GGCGGCGTGGTGCAGGGCTTCGAGGACTGCCTGCTGTTGGACGTGGTTCACGCCACAACTGGGGTACGACACGCCCctcccggtggtggtggtggtgggcggcgccAGCCTGGGGGGTGATGCGCAGCGGCCATGGATGGTGAGCAAGGCCGCCCAGCTGGTGCAGGACCGCCGCGTGGTGCTGGTGTCGCCTCAGCTGCGCCGCGGACCTTTTGGTTTCTTCCCGCACCCAGCAGTGGCAGCctccacctacccacacaccgCCGGGAACCAGGGCGCCTCAGACCTGCTGGCGGCACTGATTTGGACGCGGCACAACGTGGAGCATTTTGGTGGTGACCCCGCACAGGTGACCCTGCTGGGCCACCGCGCGGGGGCGGCGCTGGCCTGGCCGCTGCTGTCATCGCGCAGCGGCCGAGACCTGGTTCACTCCGCCTGGCTGAGCGGCGCGGCGCCGCACCACCCCACGCGCTCCTGGCGGGACGCAGACCCAGCCCTCCTGGAGTCCCTCAACTGCACCTCCGTGGCGTGCCTGGAGGCCATGCCCGCCCTCCAGGTGATGGAGGCGCCGCCCCTGGAGTGGCGCCGCCCCGGCCACCACGCCTGGCTGGTGGCGGATGGCCTGGACGTGTCCTTCCTGCCCGCCATGCCTCAAGTGCCTCTCGTCCTGG gatccacaGAGCAAGTGGCTGCCGAGCCCCTGCTATCCTGGAGGGGCCGACTGGGGACCTCCCGCTCTCTCCTGCTGGACGCAATACTGGAAGGCCTCAGGTTTTTTTCCACAGCTCAGGAACCGCCGACCACAGTGCGGCCCAGCAAGGCGGCCATAGTGACAGGCTACGGGAACCAAGGGTGGCCGCCCCCACTGACAAAacgcagggaggaggaggtgcaggtggCTGTGGTCGGGGCTGCAGCAGCAGAGGCGGCCCTAGAGAGGTACTCTGAGGAGGTGACGGACCCCTGGCTGCTGCTGACGACACTGGTGAGtgatgccaccaccacctgccccgccctcgccgccgccgcctccttggCCCGCTCCGTGGCCCACCGCCGCCGCACACCCGTCACTGCCACACCTGTGTACGCCTACCTAGCCCGCCACGCCCGTGCCAGCCGCGCCGGCACCCTGGCAGACGGCACCACGGACCTGGAGGCGCTGCTGGGGCTGCTGCCGCTGCACTCCGCTGCCGACAGAAGCTTCGCTCACGCGCTGCAGGAACTGTTCTTCCGCTTCGTGGCCGATGGCGTCCCCGAGCGGCACGAGTCCACGCCGGCCCAGCTCGGCGTGTACCTGGTGGGGGACGGGTTCACGGTGCAGCGGTCCCGGCCGCTGTGTGACCACTGGGCCAACGCCTCACACCTTGCCGGCAGGTTctag
- the LOC135092262 gene encoding protein spaetzle 4-like isoform X1, producing MTTPLYRLLPALTAWWVSVGIAWANYDEYMTCGSGNEREQRLLHQPELPCDLSKDSWCESPGNQYPWGSVRRFVYENQGLMKRMYGNQRHYSVLRAELLNDLYDEMFDEMIKRISKPQNPAAASPPSRSARYRKPSHPSINAHDLKAGDKRPHNGRAMKVTIQPQYSSVRRQHAAPRAKSRPNGRRKVAGTSRLPVSSQTQGTTTSTTASTSPSPSSPSTPKRTTTTTTTTTSTSTSPITVSEVQPTTTTTTATTGDDALTTTTLWGEEGHESLGTAASSYPTDHLFEETQATLLPPEDEDWESTWTTLSDPSSTDPSSAFPTVFSEGEEESYASFTAPETSSPAPPTTQHDLSLGAEGEEVDDGSLFTEDFNSIPLDTDDLTTLTLGERLEDEGTDYDKDEIDLGIEEVLNEGKRRSEVKQTQDQAEEVKSEDLKAETRQQVDELRVDGNVRQEVKMETSPPETVRIRKPVKGINACPVEEEFVAPYWANNTQGKTLALLNQYPFEQYIQWERCKHEHRQWYCRHGCRCEQQYRLHKLLAFDPTNECRGIFSDWFRFPSFCVCKCYDLHMFTSSSRMGRLNPDDEEEDDYDEEYDDYFDDGEEEEDYELEEEEEEELIEEKEEEEVEPKEQQPDQIKARVWKEEEEQNNSYYYYRSRPSSPLANIPPQRRPRPPQRPYSHISPPSHTLEAPSHTFTPPSPQPLPATQAPETTTLGTLDAATPHYYYNLTNYARILFSKGQPLGLSRVPRSPEE from the exons ATGACCACCCCGTTATACAGACTTCTCCCAGCCCTAACC gCTTGGTGGGTGTCTGTGGGGATCGCCTGGGCCAACTACGACGAGTACATGACGTGTGGCAGCGGCAACGAGAGGGAGCAACGCCTCTTACACCAACCTGAGCTGCCCTGCGACCTCAGCAAGGACAGTTGGTGTGAGAGTCCCGGCAATCAGTATCCATG GGGATCGGTGCGTCGCTTCGTGTACGAGAACCAGGGGCTGATGAAGCGAATGTACGGCAATCAGCGGCACTACAGCGTCCTACGGGCTGAGCTGCTGAACGACCTCTATGATGAAATGTTCGACGAGATGATAAAGCGGatatcaaaaccccaaaatccCGCCGCGGCATCCCCACCATCGAGGTCTGCCAGATACCGCAAGCCGTCCCATCCTTCCATCAACGCCCACGACTTGAAGGCAGGCGACAAGCGACCCCACAATGGGCGGGCGATGAAAGTGACAATCCAGCCTCAGTATAGCAGCGTGAGGCGCCAACACGCTGCCCCGAGGGCCAAGTCACGCCccaatggaaggaggaaggtagcaGGGACTTCAAGATTGCCTGTTTCATCACAGACTCAAGGCACCACGACTTCTACCACTGCCAGCAcgtctccttccccctcctccccttccacccctaagcgtaccaccaccacaactactaccaccacgtcTACCTCCACCTCACCTATTACTGTTAGTGAGGTGCAGCCcacgaccacaaccaccactgccaccacggGAGACGATGCCCTAACCACAA CGACTCTCTGGGGCGAGGAAGGACACGAAAGCCTGGGAACAGCAGCCTCCAGCTACCCCACAGACCATCTCTTCGAGGAGACGCAGGCCACGCTACTCCCTCCAGAAGACGAGGACTGGGAGAGCACCTGGACCACCCTCTCTGATCCCTCCTCCACCGATCCTTCCAGTGCCTTCCCCACCGTGTTTtcagagggtgaggaggaaagcTATGCCTCCTTTACTGCGCCTGAG ACCTCTTCCCCTGCACCACCAACCACCCAGCACGACCTGTCCTTAGgggctgagggagaggaggtggatgatGGCAGCCTCTTCACTGAGGATTTCAACTCCATTCCACTTGACACGGACGACCTCACAACCCTCACGCTTGGGGAAAGACTCGAGGATGAAGGGACGGATTACGACAAGGATGAGATTGATCTGGGAATAGAGGAAGTTTTAAATGAGGGCAAGAGGAGAAGTGAAGTCAAGCAGACGCAGGATCAAGCAGAGGAGGTGAAGAGTGAGGACCTGAAGGCAGAGACGAGGCAGCAGGTGGATGAGCTGAGGGTGGATGGGAACGTGAGGCAGGAAGTCAAGATGGAGACGTCACCCCCAGAGACTGTCAGGATCAGAAAGCCTGTCAAGGGAAT AAATGCCTGcccggtggaggaggagtttgtgGCTCCGTACTGGGCCAACAACACGCAGGGGAAAACCTTGGCGCTGCTCAACCAGTACCCCTTCGAACAGTACATCCAGTGGGAGCGGTGCAA ACACGAGCACCGCCAGTGGTATTGTCGGCATGGGTGTCGGTGTGAGCAGCAGTACCGCCTCCACAAACTCCTCGCCTTTGACCCAACCAATGAGTGCAGAGGAATATTCAG TGACTGGTTCCGCTTCCCTTCATTCTGCGTGTGCAAGTGTTACGACCTGCACATGTTCACTTCCTCCTCAAGAATGGGTCGCCTCAACCCG gatgatgaagaagaggatgattaTGATGAAGAATATGATGACTACTTtgatgatggagaggaggaggaagactatgaattagaagaggaggaggaggaagagctaatagaagagaaggaagaagaagaagtagagccCAAAGAACAACAACCAGATCAAATAAAAGCAAGAgtgtggaaagaagaagaagaacaaaacaactcatattattattaccgttcCCGACCCAGCTCCCCACTGGCCAACATCCCTCCCCAGCGGCGCCCCAGGCCACCACAGCGTCCATACTCCCACATCTCCCCTCCCAGCCACACCCTAGAGGCTCCGTCACACACCTtcacccctccttcacctcagcCTCTCCCTGCAACACAAGCCCCGGAAACCACAACACTTGGAACACTTGATGCTGCTacaccacactactactacaacttgaCTAACTACGCGCGTATCCTCTTCAGCAAGGGACAGCCACTGGGCCTCTCCAGGGTGCCGAGGAGCCCAGAGGAGTGA